From the Sphaerochaeta sp. genome, one window contains:
- a CDS encoding tyrosine-type recombinase/integrase, translating into MNGQDLDLSEQFKEYLFVQRRLSRATVAVYLPVITSFLSFLEDQHLCVETVSLDDIQRYLITRREATGDGGRTMGKYLSALRTFFSFLVQERIREDNVARRIKAPKTAPPLPTAVTVDDVDTLLGVIPTDDDLGYRDRTMFELIYSCGLRVSEATGLLVGSIDNGSIRVLGKRSKMRLIPLGDVARSYLDTYLSQVRPRLVRTRPFEKRLFVGKDGRPLTRQAVAKRFDQYRDQAGMPTVHIHTLRHSFATHLLEGGADLRSVQTLLGHSDIKTTQIYTHVSTKDMRDAYDAFHKEEKDD; encoded by the coding sequence ATGAACGGACAGGATCTCGATCTCTCCGAACAGTTCAAGGAATACCTGTTTGTGCAACGTCGCCTTTCCCGGGCGACGGTTGCCGTATATCTGCCGGTGATCACCTCGTTTTTGTCGTTTCTTGAGGATCAACACCTTTGTGTGGAAACGGTATCGTTGGATGACATCCAGCGTTATTTGATCACCCGACGCGAGGCGACCGGCGATGGGGGACGCACCATGGGCAAGTATCTTTCCGCCCTTCGGACGTTCTTCTCGTTCCTCGTCCAGGAACGGATCCGTGAGGATAATGTGGCGCGCCGGATCAAGGCGCCCAAAACGGCGCCCCCGCTTCCCACCGCGGTGACGGTGGACGACGTGGACACCCTGCTTGGGGTGATTCCGACGGACGATGACCTGGGTTACCGGGACCGGACGATGTTCGAGTTGATCTACAGTTGCGGGCTTCGGGTCAGCGAGGCGACGGGGCTTCTGGTCGGCAGCATCGACAACGGAAGCATCCGGGTGCTGGGCAAGCGAAGCAAAATGCGCCTGATCCCCCTGGGGGATGTGGCCCGTTCCTACCTGGATACATACCTTTCCCAGGTACGGCCCCGCCTGGTGCGGACGCGCCCGTTTGAGAAGCGCCTGTTCGTCGGAAAAGACGGCAGGCCGCTGACCCGTCAGGCGGTGGCCAAACGGTTTGACCAGTACCGGGACCAGGCCGGGATGCCCACCGTCCACATCCATACGCTTCGCCACAGTTTCGCCACCCATCTTCTGGAAGGTGGGGCGGACCTGAGGAGCGTGCAGACCCTGCTCGGCCACAGTGACATCAAGACGACGCAGATTTACACCCATGTCAGCACCAAGGACATGCGGGATGCCTATGATGCGTTCCACAAGGAGGAGAAGGATGATTGA
- the hslV gene encoding ATP-dependent protease subunit HslV, with protein sequence MEQLKGTTIIAVRRGGTVAIAGDGQVTQGNTVVLKGNAHKVRRLYNGKIIIGFAGGTADAFTLSELFEQKLKQFSGDITRAAVDLAKQWRTDKQMRQMEAMMLATDGDKIFLIDGVGDVIDPEGDAIGIGSGGEYAYAAALAYLDSSKEMTAAQIARKSIEIASQICIFTNTNIIVEEQNAS encoded by the coding sequence ATGGAACAACTCAAAGGAACGACCATCATCGCCGTACGACGCGGCGGAACCGTCGCCATCGCCGGTGACGGACAGGTGACCCAGGGAAACACTGTTGTGCTGAAGGGGAATGCCCACAAGGTGCGCCGGCTGTACAACGGAAAGATCATCATCGGGTTCGCCGGGGGGACGGCGGACGCATTCACCCTCAGCGAACTGTTCGAACAGAAACTCAAGCAGTTCTCCGGGGACATCACCCGGGCTGCGGTGGATCTGGCCAAACAGTGGCGGACGGACAAACAGATGCGCCAGATGGAAGCGATGATGCTGGCCACCGACGGCGACAAGATCTTTCTGATTGATGGAGTCGGGGATGTGATCGACCCGGAAGGGGATGCCATCGGCATCGGTAGTGGCGGGGAATACGCCTATGCCGCGGCGCTTGCCTATCTGGACTCCTCCAAAGAGATGACCGCCGCCCAGATCGCCCGCAAGAGCATCGAGATCGCCAGCCAGATCTGCATCTTCACCAACACCAACATCATTGTGGAGGAACAGAACGCATCATGA
- a CDS encoding TSUP family transporter translates to MIDLHILWALCPLVFLAGVIDSIAGGGGLVSLTAYAAFGLPPTMALGNNKFSSTCGTTIATIRYAKNKDIDWSVAVVAFVCSICGSLLGSRLALILDGVYLQYLLLFLVPVIAVLTLVKPDFGKAKECRHKLLVSAITGLVVGCYDGFFGPGTGMFLTWIFSAVVGLELLKAVGTTKVVNLSSNIAALVTFAISGNIDYRIGIPCALSSIAGGYIGSGLAVRNGAKVIKPMLVVVLALLLVKVVVNLFVS, encoded by the coding sequence ATGATTGATCTTCACATCCTGTGGGCGCTCTGCCCGCTGGTATTCCTTGCCGGGGTGATCGACTCCATCGCCGGTGGCGGTGGGCTGGTCAGCCTGACGGCCTACGCTGCCTTCGGGCTCCCGCCGACGATGGCGCTGGGAAACAACAAGTTCTCCTCCACCTGCGGCACGACGATCGCGACGATCCGGTACGCGAAGAACAAGGACATCGACTGGTCGGTGGCGGTGGTGGCGTTCGTCTGTTCCATCTGCGGCTCGCTTCTTGGCAGCCGCCTCGCCTTGATCTTGGATGGTGTCTACCTGCAGTACCTGCTGTTGTTCCTCGTTCCGGTCATCGCCGTGCTGACGTTGGTCAAACCGGATTTTGGCAAGGCGAAGGAGTGCAGGCACAAACTGTTGGTCAGCGCCATCACAGGGCTTGTCGTTGGTTGCTATGATGGTTTCTTCGGTCCGGGAACCGGGATGTTCCTCACTTGGATATTTTCCGCCGTGGTGGGGCTGGAGCTGCTCAAGGCGGTGGGGACGACCAAGGTGGTCAATCTGTCCAGCAACATCGCCGCTCTGGTGACGTTCGCAATAAGCGGCAACATCGACTACCGCATCGGAATTCCCTGCGCGCTCTCTTCCATCGCCGGAGGATACATCGGCAGCGGGCTTGCCGTCCGCAACGGTGCCAAGGTGATCAAGCCGATGCTGGTCGTCGTCCTGGCGCTCTTGTTGGTAAAAGTGGTGGTCAATCTGTTCGTTTCCTGA
- a CDS encoding tyrosine-type recombinase/integrase: protein MDLVEEFLIYLKDLRSYSAHTVTAYGTDIREFGTFCASLNLDYPEVAVQDARMYIGSLRSSGEHSEASINRALSALRTFYAYLWDRKIVTKNPFSDIAVHASRDHLPSVLTPEEVHQLLSLPHDDFPSSRDHLLFLFLFDTGCRISEALSVTEEMLEMDARRIRIIGKGGKTRYVFFTETTKNAIAEYLPRKRELQQEKGVSDPQELSLLFVSNKGKRLPMSTVHTMFDTYRLRLGWQKAFTPHVLRHSFATDLLEEGADIRTVQEMLGHASISTTQIYTHVTQQRLLKVVKDCHPHGRK, encoded by the coding sequence ATGGATCTGGTGGAGGAATTTCTCATCTATCTGAAGGATCTCCGCTCGTACAGCGCCCACACCGTCACGGCGTACGGGACGGATATCCGCGAGTTCGGGACGTTTTGCGCCTCCCTCAATCTGGACTATCCTGAGGTGGCGGTGCAGGATGCCCGGATGTACATCGGATCGCTGCGCTCCAGCGGAGAGCACAGCGAAGCGTCCATCAACCGGGCGCTGTCAGCGCTCCGGACGTTCTACGCCTATCTGTGGGACCGAAAGATTGTCACAAAGAACCCGTTTTCCGATATCGCCGTCCATGCGAGCAGGGATCATCTTCCCTCGGTGCTTACCCCCGAGGAAGTGCACCAGCTCCTTTCCTTGCCCCACGATGATTTCCCCTCCAGCCGGGACCATCTGCTGTTCCTGTTTTTGTTTGATACGGGATGCCGTATCAGCGAGGCGCTTTCCGTCACCGAAGAGATGCTTGAGATGGACGCGCGCCGCATCCGCATCATCGGAAAAGGGGGCAAGACGCGGTATGTGTTCTTCACTGAAACGACCAAGAACGCCATTGCGGAGTATCTGCCCCGGAAACGGGAACTGCAACAGGAAAAAGGGGTGAGTGATCCCCAGGAGCTTTCCCTGTTGTTTGTCTCCAATAAAGGGAAACGCTTGCCGATGAGTACGGTTCATACTATGTTTGATACGTATCGGTTGCGGTTGGGTTGGCAGAAGGCATTCACTCCGCATGTGCTCCGTCACAGTTTCGCGACGGATCTTCTGGAAGAGGGCGCGGATATCCGTACCGTCCAGGAGATGTTGGGACATGCGAGCATTTCGACGACGCAGATTTACACCCACGTGACCCAACAGCGACTTTTGAAGGTGGTGAAGGATTGCCACCCTCATGGAAGGAAGTGA
- a CDS encoding DNA-protecting protein DprA produces the protein MACAFVADPSPNRTKTTRLLHGGSFAFTPRAREMSRMLGERSLAICAIGDDSYPVSLRDLPDPPAFLLVHGAPIPPAPIISIAAPLYGTATSWRDGVSLVRLFSGHGFAVAMGDVSVMERNLAKAVLDSGGRAIIVTDNLDKEGWDPRLCVLSPFLPGSSCPSDFHHSLWNIVTGLSQLTVLIPPPTGTVMSRFASEALDIGRDVFLLGGSGPWYEGGWDLYQSGCPVFPLG, from the coding sequence ATGGCATGCGCGTTTGTCGCCGATCCTTCGCCCAACCGGACGAAGACGACCCGTCTTCTCCATGGCGGGTCGTTTGCGTTCACTCCGCGTGCCCGGGAGATGTCCCGGATGCTCGGTGAACGGTCCCTTGCCATCTGCGCCATTGGGGATGACTCCTATCCCGTTTCGTTACGGGATCTTCCTGATCCTCCTGCCTTCCTGCTGGTCCATGGCGCGCCAATCCCTCCGGCTCCCATCATTTCCATCGCCGCTCCGTTGTACGGGACGGCGACGTCGTGGCGGGATGGAGTCTCGTTGGTACGTCTCTTCTCCGGCCATGGCTTTGCCGTCGCCATGGGGGATGTCTCCGTGATGGAGCGGAATCTGGCGAAAGCCGTGCTGGATTCTGGTGGCCGGGCGATCATCGTGACGGACAATCTGGACAAAGAAGGTTGGGATCCCCGGCTTTGTGTGCTCAGCCCGTTTCTGCCTGGCTCCTCCTGTCCTTCGGATTTCCATCATTCCCTGTGGAACATCGTGACGGGATTGTCCCAATTGACGGTGTTGATCCCGCCACCTACCGGAACGGTCATGTCCCGTTTCGCCTCCGAGGCGCTGGACATCGGCCGGGATGTGTTCCTGCTGGGGGGAAGCGGACCGTGGTATGAAGGTGGATGGGATCTGTACCAGTCCGGCTGTCCCGTCTTTCCCCTGGGATGA